A part of Melittangium boletus DSM 14713 genomic DNA contains:
- a CDS encoding ATP-binding protein — MAEGYEQVGPSLEGAHPGRRLGNRFELVQRIKQGRGITTWLGVDLHTGAQLVIKTTPLSSLVSASRRRLEHEARVLRSLANPHLVPLLAFGTGAELLFLVAPFVKGMSLQERLASGTLSVPEALAMGQCVLSALAEAHAHGVLHRDVKPSNIVVEGYPTVTRATLVDFGLARSERLDPSLRDLPVGTARYLSPEQAGLLNRPVEATSDLYALGAVLFEALAGHPAFDGTSVGEVLRQHLTPRPRLRTTGVEVPRALEEVVARLLQTDPQDRYQSAESAREDLRAIEAALARGEQDPELVAGAHDTRHSLTEPSFVGRQEELALLERELERARAEPGRLLVVEAESGGGKSRLLEEFASRSRQHRAWLLQGQAVAHSARRPFQLISDVASGIASAARERPELAERLYERLREESVAVCTVLPQLVPVLRPEQQNLGPESLGESRGIAALTALLGVLGTENEPALVLLDDCQWADEPTLKALDGWQQQARRSGAGHVLLVLSFRSDEVGAEHVLRRLHPDAHLRLKAFGPEDLTRMLESMAGPLPREATELVVRLSEGNPFMASAVMHGLVEDGALAPGPGGWTVQPAAMAHVRSSRQAAAFLVRRLKLLPPESLHLLSVGAVLGKSFDLARVAALSGTPREQVVAALVEPQHRHMLWAGQEGHYTFVHDKLREALLGLLEPEQRRELHRLAARTFESGDEADSYELAYHYDAAGEHAQALPHALVAAERARTQFALETAELNYRIAERGAADADTSTRFRITSGLGDVLMLRGRYDAAQQQLERAQQLAHNRLEQARISSKLGELEFKRGNMEESNAANEQGLELLERWVPGHNLTYGLRAAWELLVQAGHTLLPGRLARRSLEHAEEDLLAVHFYNRLTYGYWYKRGPIPTFWAHLREVNTAERYPPTPELAQAYSTHSPVMTQVPWFSRAITYLEKSLAMRRRWGDTWGQGQTLHFYSLALYASGRFEESIEKAREGMRLLARTGDKWEMHNAHYHEAMSLYRLGRLREAEESSQRLHASAVAIGDRYAARLALEVWGKASVGRIAPELLRDAFADPGIDTQTHAGLLQAEALRRLREDDREGAVATLETAWRMVEKARLRNEYVTPVGPWYVTALRLLAERVSPLAPRRRAALLKQARSLAHKASSSAESFQNNLVHLLRERGLLEAMAGHPRRARRLLEQSLRLAESLRMSHEHAQTLLARGEVGQAWGWSGAASDVETARRRLQELEQGLGADHAAPAQAPERLETLSLVDRFPRVLEAGRRIASALTGEAVFDAVRESMMELLRPEHCVVFEPRTLLPEEELTAEGVSRTAVRRVLESGQPVIMGQGMTGGVSESLELLGVRSLLCAPIQVRGKTVACVCATHRQVGELFGEDEERLVSFVCILAGTALENAEGFERMAALSEEQGRLYREEQEAVRRRDDFLSIAAHELKTPLTSLQLHIQGLMSQTRPGAQALPPERLATKLESANLQTQRLGKLVNELLDISRIAQGQLLTELEPVDLVRVVRGVAERSREGLSRAECSLQLELVPELVGRWDAIRLEQVVLNLLTNAMKYGAGRPIHITVDGDATHARLQVRDQGIGIAEEDTERIFERFERAVSVRHYGGFGIGLWIVREIVRALGGNIEVRSVPGQGATFTVLLPLQGPRTRPVNGAPAPDR, encoded by the coding sequence ATGGCGGAGGGCTACGAACAGGTGGGACCCTCACTCGAAGGCGCGCACCCCGGGCGGCGGCTGGGCAACCGCTTCGAGCTCGTGCAGCGCATCAAGCAGGGCCGGGGCATCACCACCTGGCTGGGCGTGGACCTGCACACCGGCGCCCAGCTCGTCATCAAGACGACGCCCCTCTCATCGCTCGTCTCCGCGTCCCGGCGCCGGCTGGAGCACGAGGCCCGCGTGCTGCGCTCGCTCGCCAACCCCCACCTGGTGCCCCTCCTGGCGTTTGGCACGGGAGCGGAGCTGCTCTTCCTGGTGGCGCCCTTCGTCAAGGGCATGTCCCTGCAGGAACGGCTCGCCAGCGGAACCCTGTCCGTGCCCGAGGCGCTCGCCATGGGCCAGTGCGTGTTGTCCGCGCTCGCCGAGGCCCATGCCCACGGCGTGCTGCACCGGGACGTGAAGCCCTCCAACATCGTGGTGGAGGGCTACCCCACCGTCACCCGCGCCACCCTGGTGGACTTCGGCCTGGCGCGCAGCGAGCGGTTGGATCCGTCCCTGCGCGACCTGCCCGTGGGCACCGCGCGCTACCTGTCACCCGAACAGGCGGGACTGCTCAACCGCCCCGTGGAGGCCACCTCGGACCTGTACGCGCTGGGGGCCGTCCTCTTCGAGGCGCTGGCCGGCCACCCCGCCTTCGACGGCACGTCCGTGGGAGAGGTGTTGCGCCAGCACCTCACCCCGCGCCCGCGCCTGCGCACCACCGGCGTGGAGGTGCCCCGCGCGCTGGAGGAGGTCGTCGCCCGGCTGCTGCAGACGGATCCGCAGGATCGCTACCAGTCCGCGGAGTCCGCGCGCGAGGATCTGCGCGCCATCGAGGCGGCCCTCGCCCGCGGCGAGCAGGATCCCGAGCTGGTGGCGGGCGCGCACGACACGCGCCACAGCCTCACGGAGCCGTCCTTCGTGGGCCGGCAGGAGGAGCTGGCGCTGCTGGAGCGCGAGTTGGAGCGCGCCCGCGCCGAACCGGGCCGACTGCTCGTGGTGGAGGCCGAGAGCGGCGGGGGCAAGAGCCGGCTGCTGGAGGAGTTCGCCTCGCGCTCGCGTCAGCACCGGGCCTGGCTGCTGCAAGGACAAGCGGTGGCCCACTCCGCGCGGCGCCCCTTCCAGCTCATCTCGGACGTGGCCTCGGGCATCGCCTCGGCGGCCCGGGAGCGGCCCGAGCTCGCCGAGCGGCTGTACGAGCGGCTGCGCGAAGAGTCGGTGGCGGTGTGCACCGTGCTGCCCCAGCTGGTGCCCGTGCTCCGCCCGGAGCAGCAGAACCTGGGGCCCGAGTCCCTGGGCGAGAGCCGCGGCATCGCCGCCCTCACGGCGCTGCTCGGCGTGCTGGGGACGGAGAACGAGCCCGCGCTGGTGCTGCTCGATGACTGCCAGTGGGCGGACGAGCCCACGCTCAAGGCGCTGGACGGCTGGCAGCAACAGGCACGCCGGAGCGGCGCGGGCCACGTGTTGCTCGTGCTGTCGTTCCGCAGCGACGAGGTGGGCGCGGAGCATGTGCTGCGCCGGCTCCACCCCGACGCGCACCTGCGGCTCAAGGCCTTCGGGCCGGAGGATCTCACGCGCATGCTGGAGTCCATGGCGGGCCCCCTGCCGCGCGAGGCCACCGAGCTGGTGGTGCGGCTGTCCGAGGGCAATCCCTTCATGGCGTCCGCGGTGATGCATGGGCTGGTGGAGGACGGCGCGCTCGCGCCGGGCCCCGGGGGCTGGACGGTGCAGCCCGCGGCCATGGCGCACGTGCGCTCCTCGCGTCAGGCCGCCGCCTTCCTCGTGCGCCGGCTCAAGCTGCTGCCCCCCGAGTCGCTGCACCTCTTGTCCGTGGGGGCCGTGCTGGGCAAGAGCTTCGACCTGGCGCGCGTCGCCGCGCTGTCGGGCACGCCGCGGGAGCAGGTGGTGGCGGCGCTCGTGGAGCCGCAGCACCGCCACATGCTGTGGGCGGGCCAGGAGGGCCACTACACCTTCGTCCACGACAAGCTGCGCGAAGCGCTTCTCGGCCTGCTGGAGCCCGAGCAGCGCCGGGAGCTGCACCGGCTGGCGGCGCGCACCTTCGAGTCCGGGGACGAGGCGGACTCCTACGAGCTGGCCTACCACTACGACGCCGCGGGCGAGCACGCCCAGGCACTGCCCCACGCGCTGGTGGCCGCCGAGCGCGCCCGCACGCAGTTCGCCCTGGAGACGGCGGAGCTCAACTACCGCATCGCCGAGCGCGGCGCGGCCGACGCCGACACGAGCACGCGCTTCCGCATCACCTCGGGGCTCGGCGACGTGCTCATGCTGCGCGGCCGCTACGACGCCGCCCAGCAGCAGCTCGAGCGGGCCCAGCAGCTCGCCCACAACCGCCTGGAGCAGGCCCGCATCTCCTCCAAGCTCGGCGAGCTGGAGTTCAAGCGCGGCAACATGGAGGAGAGCAACGCCGCCAACGAGCAGGGGCTGGAGCTGCTCGAGCGCTGGGTGCCCGGCCACAACCTCACCTACGGCCTGCGCGCCGCGTGGGAATTGCTCGTGCAGGCGGGCCACACGCTCCTGCCCGGACGGCTCGCGCGCCGGAGCCTGGAGCACGCGGAAGAGGACCTGCTCGCGGTGCACTTCTACAACCGGCTCACGTACGGCTACTGGTACAAGCGCGGCCCCATCCCGACGTTCTGGGCCCACCTGCGCGAGGTCAACACCGCCGAGCGCTACCCGCCCACGCCCGAGCTGGCCCAGGCCTACTCCACGCACTCGCCCGTGATGACCCAGGTGCCCTGGTTCTCCCGGGCCATCACCTACCTGGAGAAGTCGCTCGCCATGCGCCGGCGCTGGGGCGACACCTGGGGCCAGGGCCAGACGCTCCACTTCTACTCGCTCGCGCTCTACGCCTCCGGCCGGTTCGAGGAGAGCATCGAGAAGGCGCGCGAGGGCATGCGGCTGCTCGCGCGCACCGGAGACAAGTGGGAGATGCACAACGCCCACTACCACGAGGCCATGTCCCTCTACCGGCTGGGGCGGCTGCGCGAGGCGGAGGAGTCCAGCCAGCGGCTGCACGCCTCCGCCGTGGCCATTGGAGACCGGTACGCGGCGCGGCTGGCCCTGGAGGTCTGGGGCAAGGCTTCCGTGGGACGCATCGCGCCGGAGTTGCTGCGCGACGCCTTCGCCGATCCCGGCATCGACACCCAGACGCACGCGGGACTGCTCCAGGCGGAGGCCCTGCGGCGGCTGCGCGAGGATGACCGGGAGGGCGCGGTGGCCACGCTGGAGACGGCCTGGCGCATGGTGGAGAAGGCCCGCCTGCGCAACGAGTACGTGACGCCCGTGGGCCCCTGGTACGTCACCGCGCTGCGGCTGCTCGCCGAACGCGTCTCGCCCCTCGCGCCCCGGCGGCGTGCCGCGCTGCTCAAGCAGGCCCGGAGCCTGGCCCACAAGGCGAGCTCCTCGGCCGAGTCCTTCCAGAACAACCTCGTCCACCTGCTGCGCGAGCGGGGTCTGCTGGAGGCCATGGCCGGCCACCCGCGCCGTGCCCGCCGCCTGCTCGAGCAGAGCCTGCGGCTGGCGGAGTCCCTGAGGATGAGCCACGAGCACGCCCAGACGCTGCTCGCGCGGGGCGAGGTGGGACAGGCCTGGGGCTGGTCCGGGGCCGCCTCGGACGTGGAGACGGCCCGGCGGCGGTTGCAGGAGTTGGAGCAGGGGCTCGGCGCCGACCACGCCGCGCCCGCGCAGGCGCCGGAGCGCCTGGAGACGCTGTCGCTGGTGGACCGCTTCCCCCGGGTCCTGGAGGCCGGACGGAGGATCGCCTCCGCGCTCACGGGCGAGGCCGTCTTCGACGCCGTGCGCGAGTCCATGATGGAGCTCTTGCGCCCGGAGCACTGCGTGGTGTTCGAGCCGCGCACGCTCCTGCCCGAGGAGGAGTTGACGGCCGAGGGCGTGAGCCGCACGGCCGTGCGCCGCGTCCTGGAGTCGGGCCAGCCGGTCATCATGGGCCAGGGCATGACGGGCGGGGTGAGCGAGAGCCTGGAATTGCTCGGGGTGCGCTCGCTCTTGTGCGCCCCCATCCAGGTGCGGGGCAAGACGGTGGCCTGCGTGTGCGCCACGCACCGGCAGGTGGGCGAGCTGTTCGGCGAGGACGAGGAGCGGCTGGTCTCCTTCGTCTGCATCCTCGCCGGCACCGCGCTGGAGAACGCCGAGGGCTTCGAGCGCATGGCCGCGCTGTCCGAGGAGCAGGGCCGGCTCTACCGCGAGGAGCAGGAGGCGGTGCGGCGCCGGGACGACTTCCTGTCCATCGCCGCGCACGAGCTCAAGACGCCGCTCACCTCGCTGCAACTGCACATCCAGGGGTTGATGTCCCAGACGCGCCCCGGTGCCCAAGCCCTGCCTCCCGAGCGTCTGGCCACCAAGCTCGAGTCGGCCAACCTCCAGACGCAGCGGCTGGGCAAGCTGGTGAACGAGCTGCTGGACATCTCGCGCATCGCCCAGGGGCAGCTGCTCACGGAGCTGGAGCCGGTGGACCTGGTGCGGGTGGTGCGCGGCGTGGCCGAGCGCTCGCGGGAGGGCCTCTCGCGCGCCGAGTGCTCGCTCCAGCTGGAGCTGGTGCCCGAGCTGGTGGGGCGCTGGGACGCCATCCGGCTGGAGCAGGTGGTGCTCAACCTGCTCACCAACGCCATGAAGTACGGCGCGGGCCGCCCCATCCACATCACCGTGGACGGAGACGCCACGCACGCGCGGCTCCAGGTGAGGGATCAGGGCATCGGCATCGCCGAGGAGGACACGGAGCGCATCTTCGAGCGCTTCGAGCGCGCCGTGTCCGTGCGCCACTACGGCGGCTTCGGCATCGGACTGTGGATCGTCCGGGAGATCGTCCGGGCCCTGGGCGGCAACATCGAGGTGCGCAGCGTGCCGGGGCAGGGAGCGACCTTCACCGTGCTCCTGCCCCTCCAGGGTCCCCGGACGCGCCCCGTCAACGGCGCTCCAGCTCCAGATAGATGA
- a CDS encoding class I SAM-dependent methyltransferase family protein, with product MDWVERSDAFLQADSWLNDIHARMRSGQVEADMAALYQGLYWLRRKCDREEWHVFCLESTRAHPLRELLHLCPYSRHSYVRPRGYAGDAELIDYVYSERSTGAPPLGQAIYRFLFQQTGPRSVRERRLILAREIDTIAERVKKPRVLSIACGHLREAELSRAVAERRVGQFLAVDQDQSSLDEVARQHPGNVVRTVCDTVRSIVLGRTTFEPQDLIYTAGLYDYLSQCTAQRLTQRLFGMLRPGGRLVIANFALSTPDAGYLEAFMDWWLVYRDEAEMRGLAQGIDPKQVGSMNLFRDSVGHVIYLELERR from the coding sequence ATGGATTGGGTGGAGCGCAGTGACGCCTTTCTCCAGGCGGATTCCTGGTTGAACGACATCCACGCGCGCATGCGCTCGGGTCAGGTGGAGGCCGACATGGCGGCGCTCTACCAGGGACTGTACTGGTTGAGACGCAAGTGCGATCGCGAGGAGTGGCACGTGTTCTGCTTGGAGTCCACGCGCGCCCACCCCCTGCGGGAACTGCTGCACCTGTGTCCCTACTCCCGCCACAGCTATGTGCGCCCGAGGGGATACGCGGGGGACGCGGAGCTCATCGACTATGTCTACAGCGAGCGGAGCACCGGGGCACCGCCCCTGGGCCAGGCCATCTACCGCTTCCTGTTCCAGCAGACGGGGCCCCGGAGCGTGCGGGAGCGGCGCCTCATCCTCGCGCGGGAAATCGACACCATCGCCGAGCGGGTGAAGAAGCCGCGCGTGCTGTCCATCGCCTGTGGCCACCTGCGCGAGGCGGAGCTGTCACGCGCCGTGGCCGAGCGCCGGGTGGGCCAGTTCCTCGCGGTGGATCAGGATCAGTCGAGTCTGGACGAGGTCGCCCGGCAGCACCCGGGGAACGTGGTGCGCACCGTGTGCGACACCGTGCGCTCCATCGTCCTGGGCCGCACCACCTTCGAGCCGCAGGATCTCATCTACACGGCGGGCCTGTATGACTACCTCTCGCAGTGCACCGCGCAGCGGCTCACCCAGCGGCTCTTCGGGATGTTGCGCCCGGGGGGGCGGTTGGTGATCGCCAACTTCGCCTTGAGCACCCCCGACGCCGGCTACCTGGAGGCCTTCATGGACTGGTGGCTCGTCTACCGCGACGAGGCCGAGATGCGGGGCCTCGCCCAGGGGATCGATCCCAAACAGGTGGGCTCGATGAACTTGTTCCGCGACAGCGTGGGCCACGTCATCTATCTGGAGCTGGAGCGCCGTTGA
- a CDS encoding acyl carrier protein yields the protein METETKSQLRQFIRMTFLRNEHAALSDGMSLLSSGMMDSTDTLELILYLESEFGITVGDDEAGPENLDTIERIASFIAGKRSGGATSDTR from the coding sequence ATGGAGACGGAGACGAAGAGCCAGCTGCGTCAGTTCATCCGGATGACTTTCCTTCGCAATGAGCACGCCGCGCTGTCCGACGGCATGTCCTTGCTCAGCTCGGGGATGATGGACTCGACGGACACCCTCGAACTCATCCTTTACCTGGAGAGCGAGTTCGGCATCACGGTGGGCGACGACGAGGCGGGGCCGGAGAACCTGGACACCATCGAGCGGATCGCCTCGTTCATCGCGGGCAAGCGCTCGGGTGGCGCGACGTCCGACACCCGATGA
- a CDS encoding pilus assembly protein PilB, which produces MERPRGGVGLGVDVVERKRCGVWEMRLGELWVASGLLSSAQVDQALAYHRRHGCRLGEAALALGLLTPEQTLTTLSQHLQLPFVRREGLERVPRALLRCVPEGVLSRLRVCPLRIQWGEEARGLVYVATSEPDNLGLLEELEAATGCTVKPVLALADDLAWVLAQHGLGDERSAPASATL; this is translated from the coding sequence ATGGAACGTCCTCGGGGTGGGGTGGGGCTGGGGGTGGACGTCGTCGAGCGGAAGAGGTGCGGCGTGTGGGAGATGAGGCTGGGTGAGCTGTGGGTGGCGAGCGGACTGTTGTCGTCGGCACAGGTGGATCAGGCGCTGGCCTACCACCGGCGCCACGGATGCCGCCTGGGAGAGGCCGCGCTGGCCCTGGGCCTGCTCACGCCCGAGCAGACGCTCACGACGTTGTCGCAGCACCTGCAGCTGCCCTTTGTCCGCCGCGAGGGGCTGGAGCGCGTGCCGAGGGCGCTGCTGCGGTGCGTGCCGGAGGGGGTGCTCAGCAGGCTGCGCGTGTGCCCCCTGCGGATTCAATGGGGCGAGGAGGCGCGGGGCCTCGTCTACGTGGCCACCAGCGAGCCGGACAATCTCGGGCTGCTCGAGGAGCTCGAGGCCGCCACGGGGTGCACCGTGAAGCCGGTGCTCGCGCTCGCGGACGATCTGGCGTGGGTGCTGGCTCAACACGGCCTGGGGGACGAGCGCTCCGCTCCGGCCTCCGCCACCCTCTAG
- a CDS encoding STAS/SEC14 domain-containing protein — MPFQITVYEADRIIDVVYPPQPTEEDVEDYLKRIRETILRLGSPWSALVDQAQLRVMPPDMVATMANLNAFAQHHGMKRSARVVTDPSSGLRAWHMTKRAMLTIPTRTFDTREAALAWLRNPEDD; from the coding sequence ATGCCCTTTCAGATCACCGTCTACGAGGCGGACCGCATCATTGATGTCGTCTATCCCCCACAGCCCACCGAGGAGGATGTGGAGGACTACCTCAAGCGCATCCGCGAGACGATCCTCCGTCTGGGCAGCCCCTGGAGCGCGCTGGTGGATCAGGCGCAGCTGCGGGTGATGCCTCCGGACATGGTGGCCACCATGGCCAACCTCAATGCCTTCGCGCAGCACCACGGCATGAAGCGCTCGGCGCGCGTGGTGACGGACCCCTCCTCGGGCCTGAGGGCGTGGCACATGACCAAGCGGGCCATGCTCACCATCCCCACCCGCACCTTCGACACGCGCGAAGCCGCCCTGGCCTGGCTGCGCAACCCCGAGGACGACTAG
- the serA gene encoding phosphoglycerate dehydrogenase codes for MSTPTFPSPSTPVSIEGPPKVLLLENIHASAAEMFAAEGFQVERLKGALKPEELEQRIQGVHVLGIRSKTNVHELALAKAPQLLAVGCFCIGTNQVDLASANRHGTPVFNAPFSNTRSVAELVIAEIIMLSRQLGDRNREVHTGQWRKVSVGSYEVRGKTLGIVGYGHIGSQLGVLAESMGMRVIFYDVMTKLPLGNTRATATLEELLENSDFVTLHVPATPATEKMMGVAELARMKKGASLINASRGTVVDIEALANALRSGHLGGAAVDVYPEEPETNSDGFSSALQGLSNVILTPHIGGSTEEAQASIGKEVATSLIKLVKTGATTGAVNFPQVEVPLIPKTHRILNVHRNTPGVLRDINRIVSDLNANIHAQVLSTDANIGYLVMDLDQDVAAPVCQAIASLKTDIKTRIVS; via the coding sequence ATGAGCACGCCCACATTCCCCTCGCCCTCCACTCCGGTGTCCATCGAAGGTCCCCCGAAAGTCCTGCTGCTGGAGAACATCCACGCGTCCGCCGCGGAGATGTTCGCCGCCGAGGGCTTCCAGGTGGAGCGGCTCAAGGGCGCGCTCAAGCCCGAGGAGCTGGAGCAGCGCATCCAGGGCGTGCACGTGCTGGGCATCCGCAGCAAGACGAACGTCCACGAGCTGGCGCTCGCCAAGGCGCCGCAACTGCTCGCGGTGGGCTGCTTCTGCATCGGCACCAATCAGGTGGACCTGGCCTCGGCCAACCGCCACGGCACGCCCGTGTTCAACGCGCCGTTCAGCAACACGCGCAGCGTGGCGGAGCTCGTCATCGCGGAGATCATCATGCTCAGCCGGCAGCTGGGCGACCGCAACCGCGAGGTGCACACGGGCCAGTGGCGCAAGGTGTCCGTGGGCAGCTACGAGGTGCGCGGCAAGACGCTGGGCATCGTGGGCTATGGGCACATCGGCTCGCAGCTGGGCGTGCTGGCCGAGTCCATGGGCATGCGCGTCATCTTCTATGACGTGATGACGAAGCTGCCCCTGGGCAACACGCGCGCCACGGCCACGCTGGAGGAGCTGCTGGAGAACTCGGACTTCGTGACGCTGCACGTGCCGGCCACGCCCGCCACGGAGAAGATGATGGGCGTGGCGGAGCTGGCGCGCATGAAGAAGGGCGCCTCGCTCATCAACGCGAGCCGGGGCACGGTGGTGGACATCGAGGCGCTGGCCAACGCGCTGCGCTCGGGCCACCTGGGCGGCGCCGCGGTGGACGTCTACCCGGAGGAGCCGGAGACCAACAGCGACGGCTTCAGCTCCGCGCTGCAGGGGCTGTCCAACGTCATCCTCACCCCGCACATCGGCGGCTCCACCGAGGAGGCCCAGGCGTCCATCGGCAAGGAGGTGGCCACCTCGCTCATCAAGCTGGTGAAGACGGGCGCCACGACGGGCGCGGTGAACTTCCCGCAGGTGGAGGTGCCGCTGATTCCCAAGACGCACCGCATCCTCAACGTGCACCGCAACACGCCGGGCGTGCTGCGTGACATCAACCGCATCGTCTCGGACCTCAACGCCAACATCCATGCGCAGGTGCTGAGCACGGACGCGAACATCGGCTACCTGGTGATGGATCTGGACCAGGACGTGGCCGCCCCGGTGTGCCAGGCCATCGCGAGCCTGAAGACGGACATCAAGACGCGCATCGTGTCCTGA
- a CDS encoding Uma2 family endonuclease encodes MTEETPPPPDEATRARLEALPPHVVGEILGGQLIVSPRPASPHSAASFALSVELGGPFQKGRDGPGGWWYFTEPELHLGPDVLVPDLAGWRRSRMPVRVPVPHFTLAPDWVCEVLSPSTARIDRTLKKQRYAREGVEYVWLVDPMLRTLEVLRWHEGQWLERGAWSGHERVRAEPFEALELPLEALGFSESSEPG; translated from the coding sequence ATGACGGAGGAGACACCACCGCCTCCTGACGAGGCCACCCGCGCGCGGCTCGAGGCCCTGCCTCCCCACGTGGTGGGGGAAATCCTGGGGGGCCAGCTCATCGTGTCCCCTCGGCCCGCGAGCCCACACTCGGCCGCCAGCTTCGCGCTCTCGGTGGAGCTGGGGGGGCCCTTCCAGAAGGGCCGTGACGGCCCGGGGGGTTGGTGGTACTTCACCGAGCCCGAGCTGCACCTCGGTCCGGATGTGCTGGTCCCGGATCTCGCGGGCTGGCGGCGCTCGCGCATGCCCGTCCGGGTGCCCGTGCCCCACTTCACCCTGGCCCCGGACTGGGTCTGCGAGGTGCTCTCGCCCTCCACGGCGCGCATCGACCGGACCCTCAAGAAGCAGCGCTACGCGCGGGAAGGCGTCGAGTACGTCTGGCTCGTGGACCCCATGCTGCGCACCCTGGAAGTGCTCCGGTGGCACGAGGGGCAGTGGCTGGAGCGGGGCGCCTGGAGCGGTCACGAGCGCGTGCGCGCCGAGCCCTTCGAGGCGCTCGAACTGCCCCTGGAAGCCCTCGGGTTCTCCGAGTCCTCCGAGCCGGGGTGA
- a CDS encoding FAD-binding oxidoreductase, producing the protein MADVLPEAFLRAVAEGFPADFLTRDSSELQEYGRDWTRVHAAAPSAVAFPRTTDEVARLLALCDAHRIPVVPSGGRTGLAAGAVAARGELVLSLRRMNRMEPVELLGNTVRVQAGAVTEAVHHHCAEHGLTWPVDFASKGSSQVGGNIATNAGGVKVIRYGLTRNWVLGLQVVTAQGQVLELNGALEKNNTGADLRQLFIGSEGTLGVITEATLKLTPLPGKQEVFLFAVPDVAGVLRLFREARRAPLVLSAYEFFTDKCLARVQRHRKLRSPFEAPSGCYVLMEAEGRDPTEVENWLGTLFEQGLVTDGTLAQSPSQASELWALRESISESLSATGLPHKNDVSLPVANLEAFCSELDSVFHERYPDWEIALFGHIGDGNLHINIMKPEGMEKSEFLAHTKQADPAIFELVRKHGGSISAEHGIGLLKKDYLPFSRSAGELDMLRTLKRALDPHNILNPGKILDV; encoded by the coding sequence ATGGCCGATGTGCTCCCCGAAGCGTTCCTGCGCGCCGTGGCCGAAGGATTCCCGGCGGACTTCCTCACCCGTGATTCGAGCGAGCTCCAGGAGTACGGGCGCGATTGGACGCGGGTCCACGCGGCCGCGCCCAGTGCGGTGGCCTTTCCCCGCACCACGGACGAGGTGGCGCGCCTGTTGGCCCTGTGCGACGCGCACCGGATTCCGGTGGTGCCCTCGGGAGGGCGCACGGGCCTGGCGGCGGGCGCGGTGGCCGCCCGGGGCGAGCTGGTGCTGTCGCTGCGGCGGATGAACCGGATGGAGCCGGTGGAGCTGCTGGGCAACACGGTGCGCGTGCAGGCGGGCGCGGTGACGGAGGCGGTGCACCATCACTGCGCCGAGCATGGGCTGACGTGGCCGGTGGACTTCGCCTCCAAGGGCTCCAGTCAGGTGGGCGGCAACATCGCCACCAACGCGGGCGGCGTGAAGGTCATCCGCTACGGCCTCACGCGCAACTGGGTGCTGGGCCTACAAGTGGTGACGGCCCAGGGCCAGGTGCTGGAGCTCAACGGCGCGCTGGAGAAGAACAACACCGGCGCGGACTTGCGCCAGCTCTTCATCGGCAGCGAGGGCACGCTGGGCGTCATCACCGAGGCCACGCTCAAGCTCACGCCCCTGCCCGGCAAGCAGGAGGTGTTCCTCTTCGCCGTGCCGGACGTGGCCGGGGTGCTGCGCCTGTTCCGCGAGGCCCGCCGCGCGCCGCTCGTGCTGAGCGCCTACGAGTTCTTCACCGACAAATGCCTGGCGCGCGTGCAGCGCCACCGCAAGCTGCGCTCGCCCTTCGAGGCGCCCAGTGGCTGCTACGTGCTGATGGAGGCGGAGGGGCGGGATCCCACCGAGGTGGAGAACTGGCTGGGCACGCTCTTCGAGCAGGGGCTGGTGACGGACGGCACGCTCGCGCAGAGCCCGTCCCAGGCAAGCGAGCTGTGGGCCCTGCGCGAGAGCATCAGCGAGAGCCTGTCCGCCACGGGACTGCCGCACAAGAACGACGTGTCCCTGCCGGTGGCGAACCTGGAGGCGTTCTGCTCCGAGCTGGACTCCGTCTTCCACGAGCGCTACCCGGACTGGGAGATCGCCCTGTTCGGGCACATCGGGGATGGCAACCTCCACATCAACATCATGAAGCCCGAGGGCATGGAGAAGTCCGAGTTCCTCGCCCACACGAAGCAGGCGGATCCGGCCATCTTCGAGCTGGTGCGCAAGCACGGCGGCAGCATCTCCGCCGAGCACGGCATCGGCCTGCTCAAGAAGGACTACCTGCCCTTCTCGCGCTCGGCCGGGGAGCTCGACATGCTGCGCACGCTCAAGCGCGCCTTGGATCCCCACAACATCCTCAACCCGGGGAAGATCCTCGACGTGTGA